CACGTGAATGATCGCACCAATATGATCTTCGTGACCGTGAGTTATAACAAGGTCAGTTGGAGGATCTTGAGCAAGCTCTGATAAATCAGGAATTAGATAATTAATGTCAAAGAAGTCTTCACTAGGAAAGAGAATTCCTGCATCGACTATAATATTAGTATTCTCCCCTATAAATCTCGTCATGTTTGAACCAATTTGGCCAACACCACCGACAGGTTGAATCTCTAATATACTCTTACTCATGATTAATATTTACCTGGTGATTATCAAGGTCAAGCCCTGCCCTGTTAAGTTTTGTTTCAGTTAAACAATACTTTCCAACTTGATAGAGTTCATTAACTTTTGCTGAGAGAATTGAAGCTGCAATATCAGTTTCTTCTCCAATGATGAAGTCAGCATAATCTTTCTGAGGCGCTAGAAACTTGTTATACATTGGTCTTACTGTTTCATAGTATTGGGCAATGACAGATTGTAGAGATCGTCCTCTCTCATTTACGTCTCTATTAATACGTCTTGCAATTCTAATGTCTGCATCAACGTGTAAGAAGCAACGTATGTCTAAGAGTTCTCGGAGTTCTTTATCAAAGATAGAAAAAATTCCTTCAAAAACAATAACATCTGTAGGCTTTAATGTTTTTGTTTTCTCTAAGCGTGATGATGAAACAAAATCATATACTGGAACTTCAATCGAATTACCCTTTTTTAATTCAGTTAGATGAGTTCTTAGTAGTTCCCAGTCAAATGCAGCAGGATGATCATAGTTTGGATTCCCTTTTGCGGTGTAGTGAATTTCTGGTTGCTCATGAAGATAATAAGAGTCCATATGGAGAATAGATATATCTTCAGAGACCATATCGATAAGCTTGTTTGCAAATGTCGTCTTTCCAGAGCCAGAGCCCCCAGAGATACCTATTAGATACACAATTTTTCTCCAATGAAGTTGTAAAAATCGACTTAAGCTAACATAATAATAATATGCACTTATAACAATGATGAGGATAAAATTTACTCGTTGCAAAACAGGGAAAGTTAATGCAATTTAAGCGACTTAGAAGATCTTTACTAATTTTAAGCCTAGGGCTTTTGCCGTCTATTGGGATAATAGAGGCAAAATCAATAAAAATGGCCATTTCATCAGCACCTTCTAACTTAAGTCCCTTTTATGCGACTGATGCTAATTCACAAAATATAAATCGCCTTGTTCATATAACACTTACTGATTTTAGTAAGGAGATGAGTTTTGTTTGTAGATTTTGCGAATCATACAAAGAAAGAATGGAAGGAAAAAAACATATAATAAACTTTAAGCTTAAAAAGAATATTAAGTTTTGGGATGGGGAAGTTGTAAGTGCAAAAGATGTGTATAACTCGTGGAAATATTTTACAGATAAAGAAATTATAAAATCTAAGTTTGAGTATGGCCTTAAACGAATTGTTGATGTGAAAATAATTAACGAGTTTGAGCTGGAGCTTATTTACGATAGTTTTAACCCTGATAATCTTTCAGATTTGGCGCTACTTAAAATTATTAAAATAAAGAAAGAAGATATTAAGCCAAATATTTCTTATAAAAGTATTGTTGGCGCTGGACCATATAAAATAAAGATCGAATCTGAACTAGAAGTTACTCTAGAGCCTTTAGTAAAGGGGAGAGACACGCTTGTGTTTAAAGTTGTTAAGGATGAAACGACTTTGGCACTAAAACTGATTAACAAAGAGATTGATCTTTCTTTAGCAACAATTTCTCCTCGAAAACTCTTCTGGTTAAAAGAAAATGTAGAAGGGATTGATTTCCATAATGTAGAAGGAACAAATCTAATCTATATGGGAATAAATCATAAGAATGAATTTCTAAAAGAGTTAAAGGTAAGAAAAGCAATCTCACTACTTATTCCGAGAAAGAAAATAATTAAATATAAACTAAAAGGGACGGCGAGCCCGGCATCTAGTTTTTTCTCGAAAGCTTTCACGGCTATGTATATTGAGAATGGAGTTGATGACTATAGTGAAAAAGAAAGTGCGAAACTTTTTAAGGAAGCAGGATTTGCTAAGAATGAAAGAGGAATATGGGCCAAGAATGGTAAGGAATTAGCTCTTACTTTTAGAGTTTCAAATAATAAGAATACAATTGAGACTGTTGAAACAATGAAGGATTATCTTAAAAAAGGGGGAGTTTTTGTAACTGTCTCTGTGCAAGAGTGGGGAACATTCTATCGTAACCTGAAGCAAGGAAACTTCGATTTAGTCATTGGCCAATGGGTGGGATTTACAGGTCCAGCAATCATGCGATTCGTATTTCATAGTGGTTCAATACCTCCTGATGGTGCAAATCGTGGATTTTTCGTAAATAAAGAGTTCGATAATTATATAGATAAGGCGACTGTAGAGCAGAATGAAGAGAAGAGAAATAATTACTATAAACAGGCTTTAGAGATTTCAAACCGTGAATATTCTTATATAAACCTCTGGCACCCAAATATTATATGGATAGGAAGAAGTTGTATTAAGAATATTGATATACAACCAAATGGGAGCTTCCTTCCGCTTTTAGATATGGTTAATGATTGTGAATGATAAGAAATTTTATGAAGTAAGAGTGGTATTTCAAAAAGTAACTCCAGAGAAATTAGAAGAGTTAAACTTTCAGGCGATGAATGAGTTCGATTGTGATGGCGTTCAAGAGTTCAGCATTGATGAGCCAACAGTTGATAGAATACTCGGTGAGAGGGCCTATTCTGGGGGAGATATTCCAGAGTCCGTTATTGATGAAGTTGATGGTGTAGCAAGCGATGAATATTTAAGTCTTGTATATTATTTCTATGAGTCAGAAAATATTAAAGAGAATGCTGAGACGTTCTTAAGTTTTGTGAAAGAGAAGGAGATAACTTCTCTAGTTGAGCTTAACGAGAAGCCTTGGGATGACTGGAATCAAGAGTGGAGAAAACACTACGCAGAAATAAATGTTCATGATCAACTTGTCGTTATTCCTGAGTGGGAAAAGGAAAAGACGACAAGAAAAGATAGTGAATGTGTATTTATCTATCCAGGAATGGGGTTTGGAACTGGTGAACACCAGACAACGTATCTTTGCTTGAAGCTTTTTATGGATACTCTTTCAAGTTTAACTAAAGAGGACTCGTGTTTAGATTTTGGCTGTGGTTCTGGAATATTAGGAATAGCAGCTATAAAGAAGCTAAATCTACCTGTTATCTTTTGTGATATCGATCCTCTTGCTTTAAATAATTGTTTGCAAAACTTAGAGCTCAATTTTGAAGGTAGAGATCTAACAGGAACTAGTCTTGTTAGCAGAACAAAGTTTGTAACTGATAGAAAACATAAATTGGTGTTTGCAAATATTTTAGAAAATGTTCTTCTATTAGAAAAAGAAGTTTTATTAGACTCTCTAGAGAGTGGAGGATTTCTTATTATTTCGGGCTTATTAAATCATCAGGTCGAGGGAATTATAAAAGAATACAATGATCTTGAAATGATTTCAGTTCTAAGTAAAGATGATTGGTCAGCAATTCTCTTAAAGAAGTTATGAGAGCAGTACTTTTAGAAAGAAAATTTACAATTGATGATATTGGAAAAGATCTATTGCTTGAAGGGGATAGTGCTCGCCACTTAATTAAAGTTATTAGAATAAAGAAATTTGAAAAAGTTCTAATTTTAAATGGACTTGGTAGTAAGTGTGAAGTCGAGATTAAACACATCGATAGAAAATCATTAACTTTTAATGTAATCACTGTTGAAGAGGTTGTCGATGAGAGGAAGCTTAGTTTATTTCTAGGTCTTCCAAAGAAAGAAGCTTTTGAATCAATTGTTAAGATGGCAGCAGAAATAGGGATTAAGAATCTCTACTTATTTAGAAGTGAGTATTCCCAGCAGACCATTGAAATTGGAGAGAGAGTTGAAAGACTCGAAGAAAGTGCAATCGTACAATCCAATAATCCTTTTAAAATTAACTTTCTTGAGGTTTCTTCATTTGAAGAGGTTTTTGAAAAATATCTAAATATCGTGCATTTTTCAACATTTTCAGCAACTAACTCTAATTCAAAAGTATTTGAAGGAGAGGTCTTGATGATCATTGGACCTGAAGCAGGTTTCTCGGGTGAAGAAGAGAAGACTATTAATGGATATGCAAATGTTACTACGATAAATCTTGATACAAATATAATGAGGGCGCCAACGGCTTTTGCCGTTGCAAGTGGCTATATATTAAAGAGTTTTTGATTGATGCTTTATGTCTTTTATGAGAACCTATAAAAAGACACTTAAACAAAATTCATGGGTGAGTTAATGGGAAATTTAAATTCAAGTGAAAACAAAGAAGTAAAAGAAGTTGTTTTTAATAGTGAGTTTAATTTTGATGATTTCGACTTTAAGCCTTTAAATGAAGGTCTAGGGTTTCACCATGAAGAAAGAAAGAATGGAATTCTTCCACAATCAAATAAGAGAAATCAACATATTTCAGTTTCAAGAGATACTTCATCCGCATCGAGGACTACAAACCTAGGTGTTAGTAATGAGGGAATCACGAGAAATGGTTTAGAGTCTATGAATTCTCTTTCAGCTTTCTATTCTGAGTCTCAAGTTGTTGAAGAGGCTCCAAAGTTGAAAGCTTCTGACTTTGCAACAAAGAAAAAGAAAGTAAAGTCAGCGGCTCCGATATTACAATTTTCTGCTTGGTTAATTGATGTGGTTATTGTCGCAGCAATTAGTGCAGGTCTAATGTCGCTCTTTGTTCTTGTGTCGGGATTATCTTTTTCTAAGTTTTATGAAATTATAGGTGCAAATGATTTAGCTATTTTTGGAAGCGTATCTTTTTCAATTTTCTATCTTAGTTATTTTTCTATTTTAGATTTACAGGCAACACCAGGAAAAGCTTTACTAAAGTTAAAGTTGGCCAGAGAAGATGGTAAATCTACTTTGCTAAAAGACAGTTTTCTTAGAGCATTTATAACAATTCTTTCATTTGTAACTTTAGGATTACCTTGTCTCATTGATTTTCAAGGTAAATTAACAGATACAAAAATTATTGAAAATGTTTAATCTATCCGCAGAAGCAAAGAAATTCCTAGAAGATAATAAAGAGAAGAAAATTGTATTTACCAATGGTTGCTTTGATATTCTTCATTCAGGGCACGTTGTTTATTTAAATGAAGCAAAGAAGCAAGGTGATCTACTTTTTATGGGATTGAATTCAGATGCAAGTATTAAGAGACTTAAAGGTGAATCACGTCCTATAAATAAAGAAAAAGATAGAAAATATATTCTCGAAAATCTTCGTTGTGTCGACTTTGTTGAGGCCTTTGAGGAAGATACTCCTTATGAACTGATAGAAGCAGTTCAGCCAGATGTTCTTGTTAAGGGTGGAGATTGGAAAATTTCAGATATCGTAGGTCATGATATTGTTACAGCAAAGGGAGGAGAAGTTAAAAGCCTTATTTTTGTGGATGGATATTCAACAACGGGAATTATTTCATCTGTTCAGGGTAGGGAGTAATCCTACGTGATTATTTCAAATGGCAGTAAAATAATAAGTGCTAAGTTTAATGATGAATACGATTACATACTACTTAACGAAAGGCCTTCGCATAATTACATTTCTCTTCCCAGTAAATTAACTCAAACTCTCTTCTTAAAAGCTTTAAGTAATTCTTTAAAGAGAAAGCGATCAGTTTTTATTATAAGTTCTATAGAAGGGCTGAATTTGGATTCACTCTATATCAATACCAATAAACACTTCTTCTTTGATCAAAATTATATATTCGTGAATTTATCGATTCGCTCAAAAATATTTAAAATTAAATATTGTGATGAGCTTTTTAGTTTTAGTAGAATGACGAATCTTTTTAGAGACTTGCAAGTAGCCGAGTAAAGCAGTCCACTATAACCCATTGTTTTTACGGCAAATTTTTCCACTTTTTACTCAAGTATATTTCCGAGTAACCGTTTAGGTTATTACCTGGCTCATGTGGGGTGAGCCTTTTAAAGATCAGACACGGCTGTTTGATTCAACTTTTCACGGAGGTAAAATATGTTTCGAGGAGATTAAAATGGGTTTAAGAATTAACACAAATGTACAATCATTAGCAGCACAGAGAAGTTTAGGAATCGTAAAAGAAGAGCAAGGCGCAAATCTTGAAAAGATGGCTTCAGGTAGTAGAATTAATAAAGCAAGTGACGATGCCGCAGGTCTAGCGATTAGTGAGAAACTAAAAGCAAATATCAGAGGGTCGCAACAAGCGAAGAGAAATGCTGGAGACGGTATCTCTATGATTCAAACGGCTGAAGGTGGACTAAACGAAGTATCAAATATTTTGGTAAGACTGAGAGAACTTTCAGTACAAGCAGCTTCTGATACTATTGGTGACCAAGAAAGATCGTTCTCTGATTTAGAATTCCAAAACCTTGTACAAGAGGTTGATAGAATTGCTGGATCAACTAAGTTTAACGGACGTGATCTATTAACTGGTGAAGGTGAGACGGCAGACTTTCAAGTTGGAATTATGAATGATGATTTCAATGATAGAATCTCTTATAGACCACAAGATTCAGCTGCTTCGGCAGATGCAATTGGTATCGCTGGTTTAAGCGTAGGTTCTAAAGAAGGTGCTCAGGAAAACTTAGAGAGTATCGATTCAGCGTTAAATAAAATTAACGGGAATAGAGCAAACTTAGGTGCTTTACAGAATAGACTTCAATCAACGATTTCTAATCTAGATGTAAAGAATGAAAACTTAAGTGCAGCCAATTCTAGAATTAGAGACACAGATATTGCGCAAACATCATCTGAGTTAACTAAAGCGAATATTCTAACTTCTGCTTCAACTTCGGTTCTAGCACAAGCGAATAGCTCACAAAATGCAGCTCTAAAGTTAGTTGGTTAATAGTTAGTACATTAAAAATTCAATTAAAGTCAGAAGGCCCCTCTTATATAGAGGGGCCTTTTTTATTTTCAATACATTTGCCATAATTAAGTGCCATTTTTTTCATGCCAATATTGAGTAATTACATTAATAGCAAATACCGTACCAAAAAAGTTTCTTCATAAGTCACTAATAATATTAAAATTTATCATTTTTTTAGAGATTAACCGAGCGAATGGCTAAAGTATTTTCGTGAGTGGGCGATAAAGTTATTGTCTGACAAAAAAGGTCGGACGGCTTAGGGAAAAAAATAAATATTCTTAGGAGGAATATCATGGGTTTAAGAATTGCAACGAATATGGCATCACAGTCAGTTCAGAAAAATTTAAGTGAAGTGTCAAACAAGAGTCAAGAAAGTTTAGAAAAACTTTCATCTGGTAAAAGAGTTAACAAGGCATCTGACGATGCAGCAGGTTTAGCGATTGCGACTAACCTAAAAGCTCAAACACAAGGCCTTAGACAGGCTACGAGAAATGCGAACGACGGTGTTTCAATGGTTCAGACTGCAGAAGGTGGTTTAAACGAAGTTTCAAACATCTTAGTACGTCTAAGAGAACTAACGATCCAAGCCGCTTCAGATACAGTTGGTGAAGACGAGAGAGGTTTTCTAGACCTAGAGTATCAACAACTATCAACAGAAGTAGATAGAATTGCAGAGTCAACGACATTTAACGGAACTAATCTTTTAAATGGCGAAGGTGGAGGAGTACTTGATATTCAAGTAGGAACTTACTCTGGAGAACAAAATAGAATTGGATTCGATTCCGATGCTGCTAATGCAACTGCAGATGAAATTGGAATTGGTGGAACTTCAATCGCTGATAAAGGTGATGCCTTAGATGCGATCGAAAATATAGATGGTGCAATTAAAGCAGTATCAGGTCATAGAGCAAACTTAGGTTCAATTCAATCGAGACTACAGTCAACGGTTGCAAACCTAGAGACGCAAACGATCAATCAAGAAAGTGCAAGATCGGTTATTGAAGATGTGGATGTGGCAGCAGAAACTGCAAGCATGGCATCAGCTAATGTTGTAAAAAGTGCGGCAGTTGCTTCACTAGCTCAAGCTAACCAAATACCGAACTCAGCATTAAGATTAATTGGATAATTAAAAAATGTGGGTGCTAGTCACCCACACTTCCTAAGCCCTAAGGAACGAAAGTTCCACTTAAGCCCAACCCACTCTTGCTACGGTAAGGGTGGGTCTTAGGGAAGGAAAGGAAATAAGATGAGTAAGCTACTAAAAATTGAAGACCAAGAAATTATAAAGAATGAAATACTTGAAGCCTTTAAGAGCAAGTATTCTGTTTACGCTTGGGGTTCGTTTGGTGGTCACATCGTTAAGGCAGATCTTCAATTCAAATCAATCAAATTCAATCAAAAAAGAATTATTTTATCTCCAACAGCAATGAGTAGATCATACCTAGAAGATCTTCTTGGTGGCAGTGGAAAAATTAATATCGCTGTACCGCAAATGTCACTTTTGTTTGAAACTGAATTTATGGGTTATGATGATGACCTAATAGTTTCTTTTCCAAAGTTTCATAAGTTCTATGATAGACGTAAATCAGAGAGAGTTGACCCATTCATTCCGATGAATATAAATATCAAACATAAAGGACTAACTTTTAAGAAGTCTTGTAATGATATTGGCGTTGGTGGTTTTTCCGTTATTTTGACCAAGAATGAAATGAAGAAGTTTGATATTGGAGAAATGATAGAGGATGTAGACGTCTCATTTCCACTTAAAACATTAACATTAAAGGTAAAAGTGGCAGGACTTGTTAAGCTAAATCCTTATCAAGATGAAAAAAATCCATATGGGGGCTCTCGCTTGTCTCTAACGTTTGAGGGTAATACAACACTCGTCAAAAAAGAAATTCTAAGATTGATAAATGGACAAAAAAAACTAGTCTGTGATATTGATAGTTAATGATCATTACTTCTATTTCTGATGTGCACGTAAAGGAATCCTCAGACACTAATTTTTCATTATTAAAAAAATTCTTCGAACACGAGAGCGTGAAAGCATCCAACTTTATTATCTTAAATGGGGATATCTTCGACATATTAATTGGAGGGAAAACACAATATCTTAAGAAGTACAATGAGTTCTTTCACTTGATAAGGTCCGCAGTAGAAAGAGGGACAAAAGTCGTCTATATCGAGGGGAATCATGACTTTCACATTGAAAGACTTATCCGAAAATCAATAAAGAAACTCAAGCTAGATAAGTCGATGTTTGTTCACGTAAAAACTTTCTATGACATTTCCGTGGATAATAAAGTCGTGAGATTTACACATGGTGATGACGTTGAAATAGAGAATGAAAAGTATAGAAAGTATAAAAGAACAATTAATAATAAAATTATGAAATTTCTTGGAGATTATATTGTCCCTTTTCATTTGATAGAGTGGATAGGTCATAGGGCCTCGAGTAAGTCTCGAAATAATAATCTACATAAATATGAGCTGAGTCCAGAGGGACAAGAGTTTGTCAAAAATAAGTTTAGAAGATCGTCGGAAGTGTATTTGAAAAATCACCAAGAGGTAACGGGTCTTGTCTGTGGACATAGTCATTGCAAAGATTTTTATGAACTAAGTGATGATCGATTTTATATAAATAACGGATTTGCTCCGTCCTCAAAAACGTTTATTTTCGTTAGTGAGAGTGGAGCAAAGTTTGTAGATTTATAATTGCGCCATATCTCTAATATACTGTTCTCTTTCTCTAGTATCGACCTCTGATGTATAAGAGTAAGTTCTATTTTTCTCTTCTTTCTTGGATACATCAATTAAAGTTTTTGAAAATTTAGCAATTTGTGGCAGGTGGGTAATAGCAATTACTTGTGAAGCCGTTGATACTTCTTCAAGAGCTTTTCCTATAGAGATTGCAGTCTCTCCCCCTATTCCAGTGTCAATTTCATCGAATAGAAAAACGGAAACAGTATCAGCTTTAGACAAAATTTGTCTTAGAGAAAGAAGAATTCGGGAAAGTTCACCACCTGAGGCGATCTCTTTCACTTTAAAGAATCCTTCTCCAGAGTTTGTTTCTGCGTTGAAAGAGATTTTAGAAATACCGTTCTTGGAAAGAGTTTTTGTTTCCTCTAATTCAACTTTTATTGTGGCACCACTCATTCGAAGTTTTCTAACCTTCTTTGTTAGTTCAATAGAGAGTTTCTTTGAAAACTCTTTTCTACTTGAATGGAGTGCATTCGCCTTTGTCCAGCAGAGCTCTTTAACTGAATTTATTTTCTCAGTCAGTTTCTTAACTTCAATATCAGAATTTTCAAGCAATAAGTGTTCTTCTTTAAAATTGTTGTAGATAGACTCAAGTTCTTGGGTTTCCACATTAAACTTTCTTTTAAGTTTTTGATAGGAATCAAGTTTTTCAATGATTTCTTGTAGCTCTTCGTCATCATGTTCGAAGTCCAATTTTTTTGAAATCGAAAAAGATAGATCTGATAATAACTCTTTCGCGTCGGCCAATAGTTCAGATTCCTCATTAGATAAGAGATCATAGCGACTAGTTTGGAGATCAAATTTATTTATAAGAGTAAGTATACTATTGTTTGATTCACTTAAAATATAGTTGGCCTCAGTGAATGATTCTGCCTTTTTTTGATGATCTAGTATTTGGCTTTTCTTGGCGATAAGAGATTCTTCTTCTTGAGCACTAGGATTAACTTTTTCAAGTTCTGATATTTGAAATTCAAGGTAGTCTTTTCTTTGTGACTTTGTTTTATTCATTTCAACAAGTTCTATTAGTTGACTCTCAAGTAGTGAAAGATTTTTGTAGAGAGTTTGAAACTCTAAAGTCTCTTGTGATTTTTCGCTGTAGTCATCTAAGAGCGCCATTTGATAGTCCTCACTAAGAAGTTTTTGATTATCAAACTGACCGACAAGATCCACGTATCTCTTAGAGATTGTGGTAAGTGTCTGCAAAGAACATTGTTGAAAGTTTAAGTAGGCCTTTGATGAGCCTTCACTTGTGATGATTCTTTTGATTAGAATTTCGTCTTCAGAAAAAGGATGACCAAGGTCATTGAAGTAAGCTTTGATTTCAGGGTGTGAACACATGAAAACGGCCTCAACAGTTGCGAACTCTTCGTTTTTTCTTATTATCTTCTTATCTGCCCTTGTTCCAAAAATTAATTGAAGGGCGTCTAGAATTAAGCTCTTTCCTGAACCTGTTTCTCCGACAATAACATTAAATCCTTCGGAAAAGTTAATCTCTTGATTAACGAAGGTTGCAAAATTATTCATTGTAAGAGATTTTAGGATTAATTTTTCTTTTCTCATCTACTTTCTCGCTGTCCGTGTGTAAGCTTTTCTTTTAAAGTTTGGAAGTATGTTCTGTCATTGTTTTTAATTATTTTGGCGTAGCTATTTTTCACTTTTGAAATTTTTACGATACATCCTTTTTCTATATCTACAGCTTCCTGACCATCAAGAGTTAGGCTTAAGTGACTTTCTTTAACAGGAAATTTAACTTCGATTTCTTTGGTATCAGGTATAACTAGCGGTCTATGGTTAAGACTATGTGGACAAATAGGGGTTAGAAGTAAGGCATTAACTTCAGGATGAGTGATTGGCCCTCCTGCAGCTAATGAGTAGGCTGTGGACCCTATCGGAGAGCTTATAATAAGTCCGTCTCCAGAAACATTAAATATTAACTCTGAGTCACACTCTACTGTTAATGTGAACATTCTAGAAATATTATTTTTATTAATAACAACATCATTAATAAAATTTCCTTTATAAATATCCTTCCCTCTTCTTGTTACAGTAACTCTATAAAGTTGAAGTTTGGCAATATTGAATGTTCCTTTGAGTGTATTTGCGAGTTCGTCAAAGTATTCAATTTTTGAAAATTCTGTAATGAATCCAAGTCTACCCATATTCACCCCAAAAATTGGAGGTGAATTCTTTGTACACTTTCGGCTTACTCCAATTATTGTACCATCACCACCTAAGGTTATAATGAGATCTAATCCGTTAATTTCTTCTTCTTCAATGAAGTTGACGTTCTTTGGAATTTTTTGAAAAATTGTTTCAATTCGTGATTGTTCTTTTACAAGGAAAGATACATTCTTTTTTCTTCTTATTAGCCATTCAGTTAAGTTTGGTATCGTTGTTGAAAACTCTGATACATTTCTTGGCTTTAGGAGAATACCAATGTTTTTAATTACTTTTGAATTCAAACTTTACTCACTTTTTAAAAATACCATTAGGGCATCTTCAATATCCTCAAATGGTTTTCCAAGAACTTTACATCCATATGAATTAGCTTTCTCTAGTATTTGTGGAGAGCTGTAGGCCGTAATGATTACAAATACCTTACCAATTTCTTCAATATTGTACTTCTTTTTCGACTCTTCGATAATATCAAATCCTGTAATATCTTGAAGCATCAAGTCACAGATGACGCGATCATATTGATTACTTAGAATTTTTTCAATGGCCTCTTTACCTGTTGAGGAAACGTCAACTTCAGCGCCTTTCTTTTCAAGCAGGCGTTTTAATGACTTTTGAATTAATAACTCGTCTTCTATTACTAAAATATTCATTACTTATGTGATTGGTAGTGTGAAAGATACACTAGTACCAATATCGTCCTTTTGAGTGATTTCGATTGTGCCATTTAGTTTTTTAATAAGGTTTGAACAGATACTAAGCCCTAGGCCAGTTCCCTTCTCTTTAGTGGTTATGAAAGGTTTAAAGATTTGCTCTCTTAATTTGGCCGGAATTCCAGGACCAGTGTCCGAAACATTAATTTCTATTCCCTCAAGTTTCTTTATAATTGTGATTTCTATTTTCTGATTTCTAAATTCAGTGTGCGCACTTTTAATGGCTTGAGAACTGTTAATAACTAGATTAAATAAA
This sequence is a window from Halobacteriovorax sp. JY17. Protein-coding genes within it:
- the udk gene encoding uridine kinase produces the protein MYLIGISGGSGSGKTTFANKLIDMVSEDISILHMDSYYLHEQPEIHYTAKGNPNYDHPAAFDWELLRTHLTELKKGNSIEVPVYDFVSSSRLEKTKTLKPTDVIVFEGIFSIFDKELRELLDIRCFLHVDADIRIARRINRDVNERGRSLQSVIAQYYETVRPMYNKFLAPQKDYADFIIGEETDIAASILSAKVNELYQVGKYCLTETKLNRAGLDLDNHQVNINHE
- a CDS encoding ABC transporter substrate-binding protein, translating into MQFKRLRRSLLILSLGLLPSIGIIEAKSIKMAISSAPSNLSPFYATDANSQNINRLVHITLTDFSKEMSFVCRFCESYKERMEGKKHIINFKLKKNIKFWDGEVVSAKDVYNSWKYFTDKEIIKSKFEYGLKRIVDVKIINEFELELIYDSFNPDNLSDLALLKIIKIKKEDIKPNISYKSIVGAGPYKIKIESELEVTLEPLVKGRDTLVFKVVKDETTLALKLINKEIDLSLATISPRKLFWLKENVEGIDFHNVEGTNLIYMGINHKNEFLKELKVRKAISLLIPRKKIIKYKLKGTASPASSFFSKAFTAMYIENGVDDYSEKESAKLFKEAGFAKNERGIWAKNGKELALTFRVSNNKNTIETVETMKDYLKKGGVFVTVSVQEWGTFYRNLKQGNFDLVIGQWVGFTGPAIMRFVFHSGSIPPDGANRGFFVNKEFDNYIDKATVEQNEEKRNNYYKQALEISNREYSYINLWHPNIIWIGRSCIKNIDIQPNGSFLPLLDMVNDCE
- a CDS encoding 50S ribosomal protein L11 methyltransferase, encoding MIVNDKKFYEVRVVFQKVTPEKLEELNFQAMNEFDCDGVQEFSIDEPTVDRILGERAYSGGDIPESVIDEVDGVASDEYLSLVYYFYESENIKENAETFLSFVKEKEITSLVELNEKPWDDWNQEWRKHYAEINVHDQLVVIPEWEKEKTTRKDSECVFIYPGMGFGTGEHQTTYLCLKLFMDTLSSLTKEDSCLDFGCGSGILGIAAIKKLNLPVIFCDIDPLALNNCLQNLELNFEGRDLTGTSLVSRTKFVTDRKHKLVFANILENVLLLEKEVLLDSLESGGFLIISGLLNHQVEGIIKEYNDLEMISVLSKDDWSAILLKKL
- a CDS encoding RsmE family RNA methyltransferase, producing the protein MRAVLLERKFTIDDIGKDLLLEGDSARHLIKVIRIKKFEKVLILNGLGSKCEVEIKHIDRKSLTFNVITVEEVVDERKLSLFLGLPKKEAFESIVKMAAEIGIKNLYLFRSEYSQQTIEIGERVERLEESAIVQSNNPFKINFLEVSSFEEVFEKYLNIVHFSTFSATNSNSKVFEGEVLMIIGPEAGFSGEEEKTINGYANVTTINLDTNIMRAPTAFAVASGYILKSF
- a CDS encoding RDD family protein: MGNLNSSENKEVKEVVFNSEFNFDDFDFKPLNEGLGFHHEERKNGILPQSNKRNQHISVSRDTSSASRTTNLGVSNEGITRNGLESMNSLSAFYSESQVVEEAPKLKASDFATKKKKVKSAAPILQFSAWLIDVVIVAAISAGLMSLFVLVSGLSFSKFYEIIGANDLAIFGSVSFSIFYLSYFSILDLQATPGKALLKLKLAREDGKSTLLKDSFLRAFITILSFVTLGLPCLIDFQGKLTDTKIIENV
- the rfaE2 gene encoding D-glycero-beta-D-manno-heptose 1-phosphate adenylyltransferase, which gives rise to MFNLSAEAKKFLEDNKEKKIVFTNGCFDILHSGHVVYLNEAKKQGDLLFMGLNSDASIKRLKGESRPINKEKDRKYILENLRCVDFVEAFEEDTPYELIEAVQPDVLVKGGDWKISDIVGHDIVTAKGGEVKSLIFVDGYSTTGIISSVQGRE
- a CDS encoding flagellin, with product MGLRINTNVQSLAAQRSLGIVKEEQGANLEKMASGSRINKASDDAAGLAISEKLKANIRGSQQAKRNAGDGISMIQTAEGGLNEVSNILVRLRELSVQAASDTIGDQERSFSDLEFQNLVQEVDRIAGSTKFNGRDLLTGEGETADFQVGIMNDDFNDRISYRPQDSAASADAIGIAGLSVGSKEGAQENLESIDSALNKINGNRANLGALQNRLQSTISNLDVKNENLSAANSRIRDTDIAQTSSELTKANILTSASTSVLAQANSSQNAALKLVG
- a CDS encoding flagellin — translated: MGLRIATNMASQSVQKNLSEVSNKSQESLEKLSSGKRVNKASDDAAGLAIATNLKAQTQGLRQATRNANDGVSMVQTAEGGLNEVSNILVRLRELTIQAASDTVGEDERGFLDLEYQQLSTEVDRIAESTTFNGTNLLNGEGGGVLDIQVGTYSGEQNRIGFDSDAANATADEIGIGGTSIADKGDALDAIENIDGAIKAVSGHRANLGSIQSRLQSTVANLETQTINQESARSVIEDVDVAAETASMASANVVKSAAVASLAQANQIPNSALRLIG
- a CDS encoding PilZ domain-containing protein; the protein is MSKLLKIEDQEIIKNEILEAFKSKYSVYAWGSFGGHIVKADLQFKSIKFNQKRIILSPTAMSRSYLEDLLGGSGKINIAVPQMSLLFETEFMGYDDDLIVSFPKFHKFYDRRKSERVDPFIPMNINIKHKGLTFKKSCNDIGVGGFSVILTKNEMKKFDIGEMIEDVDVSFPLKTLTLKVKVAGLVKLNPYQDEKNPYGGSRLSLTFEGNTTLVKKEILRLINGQKKLVCDIDS